The Deltaproteobacteria bacterium DNA window AGACCATCGGCCGCACTACTCGGCGGGCCCGCCATGCGGAAAAAATCGGAAAGGCTGAGGGCGGGAACCTGGCCGTGATCCTCACCGCTGCCTATCTCCTCGGCCTGAAAGAGGAAGATCGCCGGGCCGGGGCTCGATCCGGCACGGCGAGAGAGATCCTGGAAAAACTCGGAGCCCCTGAACCACTCCTCAAGGAGGTATTCAGGATCATCGACCCGGGAGAGAACCATCCGGACACCACGGAGTTCAAGTGCGTCCACGACGCGGACAGGATCACGGAACTCGAAGACAGGCTGAAGGATAATAACCCCCTCAGGACCCAGAACCCCGAGGATTGGATTCAAAAAGAGCTGAAGACGGAAAGCGGCCGCGGGCTGGCCCGTGAAATCCTGCAACAGTGATACTCCCTTGGCAGGAGCAGGGAGACATCTGTCGGCCGCAATACCAGGCTTTCGGGCTGCCGCTACATCTCCTGAGAAGGGTCTGAAGCTTTATGCGGCGGAATAAAGGGAATCACCCCTGATATCCACCCGGACGGCCAATCCCCAGTGGAGGAGACACCATGAAAGTCAAAAGAAAAATCATTGAAATCGACGAGGAACGTTGCGACGGTTGTGGGCTGTGCATACCGGCCTGTGCCGAAGGGGCGATCGAGATTGTCGACGGCAAGGCCCGTGTCGTTTCCGATAAATTTTGCGACGGCCTTGGGGCCTGTCTTGGCGAATGTCCCAATGACGCCCTCAGGATAGTGGAACGGGAGGCCGACGAGTTCGATGAGGAAGCCGTAGAGGCCCATCTCCGTTCCAGGGGAAAAACCACCCCTCCTGAACTTGAAACCCTTGCCTGCGGATGTCCCTCGACCCAGATCAGGACCTTCGCTTCTCCGGGAACCTGTGCGGAGGCCAACGAACCTTCCTCCCTGCCGGATTCCGCCGTGT harbors:
- a CDS encoding phosphohydrolase — protein: MKCPGQDSRYWKPDAIFEARCPKCGESVEFFKDDTTRRCKACGHRFLNPSMDFGCAAYCKYAEQCIGNLPPELIAQKEDLLKDRVAIEVKRHLKRDFKTIGRTTRRARHAEKIGKAEGGNLAVILTAAYLLGLKEEDRRAGARSGTAREILEKLGAPEPLLKEVFRIIDPGENHPDTTEFKCVHDADRITELEDRLKDNNPLRTQNPEDWIQKELKTESGRGLAREILQQ
- a CDS encoding 4Fe-4S binding protein codes for the protein MKVKRKIIEIDEERCDGCGLCIPACAEGAIEIVDGKARVVSDKFCDGLGACLGECPNDALRIVEREADEFDEEAVEAHLRSRGKTTPPELETLACGCPSTQIRTFASPGTCAEANEPSSLPDSAVSALTHWPVQIRLIPPTAPFLKGADLLITADCVPVAYPAFHRDFLRGKIVMLGCPKFDDVEDYLERFTEIFRSAEIKSVTVLEMEVPCCSALPRIVEKAMEKAGKEIPVKEIIITSEGKILERTYE